In a single window of the Sediminicoccus sp. KRV36 genome:
- a CDS encoding circularly permuted type 2 ATP-grasp protein, whose translation MADLLAGGPDEMVSGEGRIRPHWRGIMGVVGSLGRPGLAERGERLARAMADDGVASLLPGASGAALWRLDPLPLPIQIEEFEALAAGVAQRARLLDAVLADLYGAQELLAGGQIPAPLIFGSPAFQRTARRGKGPPRRPLLHLYAVDLVRAPDGSWAVLQDRTGLASGLGQLRENRRLIAAGMPEVARASQPRSISPFFDLWQDSLSRLGPHGMNDPAIALLSPGTRDPHWFEHVVLSRELGCALVETGDLTMRGGALFLKTLGGLQPVDVVLSRVDAAALDPLDQPEAPAGSGVPGMLDAVRHGALTLLNAPGAALGEAPALCAYLAPLAPQMLGEALSLNNLPTHWLPDPSCPVPPLPEGYASWIFRPAGQGASSETMARPAQGGVAAIALPALPVAPSLENGALTPAPFVLRMFAVSDGAGWHVLPGGIARLVTPGAKLTGRLPGGGWCKDVWVPADTSEAIIGPAAQSGPPIAIRRTAGAIPSRVADNLFWLGRYVERLDLAARLMRATITRLRRGAPLPRELAELGTLAICLREAQLLDEEARPSAGSLSALATALERDSRPAVRQLQGTIGSLIESVRDRLTADMHATLTQTLRTAEEALDNAAAELPDLARALLPSLRFANAVAGIASENMVRGGARLFLELGRRMERAHAVASEVAVALDAPAARIEAGLRLTLELCDSVITYRSRYLAVLQPAPALDLVLADASNPRGLAFQLDAIAAALREITEEAEDGTVREVQRLLAQAEGITARLLAASDQAEAATTLLPPQLRAMAAEIATLSDQVSRRYFALLPAARVLGVDVGEAAVIEA comes from the coding sequence ATGGCTGATCTGCTCGCCGGCGGACCTGATGAAATGGTCTCCGGCGAGGGGCGCATCCGGCCGCATTGGCGGGGCATCATGGGGGTGGTGGGCAGTCTTGGCCGCCCTGGCCTCGCCGAGCGCGGTGAGCGTCTGGCGCGTGCCATGGCCGATGATGGCGTGGCCTCGCTGCTGCCTGGTGCGTCCGGGGCGGCGCTGTGGCGGCTGGACCCTTTGCCCCTGCCGATCCAGATCGAGGAGTTCGAGGCGCTGGCCGCCGGCGTTGCGCAGCGCGCGCGGCTGCTGGATGCGGTGCTGGCCGATCTCTATGGCGCGCAGGAATTGCTGGCGGGCGGGCAGATCCCGGCCCCGCTGATCTTTGGCAGCCCGGCCTTCCAGCGCACGGCGCGGCGCGGCAAGGGGCCGCCGCGCAGGCCCCTGCTGCATCTCTATGCCGTGGACCTGGTGCGCGCGCCCGATGGCAGCTGGGCCGTGTTGCAGGACCGCACCGGCCTGGCTTCGGGCCTCGGGCAATTGCGCGAAAATCGCCGGCTGATCGCGGCCGGCATGCCGGAGGTCGCGCGCGCGAGCCAGCCGCGCAGCATCTCGCCGTTTTTCGACCTCTGGCAGGATTCCCTGAGCCGACTTGGCCCGCATGGGATGAATGATCCCGCCATCGCGCTGCTCTCGCCCGGCACGCGCGATCCGCATTGGTTCGAGCATGTGGTGCTCTCCCGGGAACTCGGCTGCGCGCTGGTCGAGACGGGCGATCTTACCATGCGTGGCGGTGCGCTGTTCCTGAAGACACTGGGCGGATTGCAGCCCGTGGATGTGGTGCTCTCCCGCGTGGATGCGGCGGCCCTCGATCCGCTGGACCAGCCCGAGGCGCCGGCGGGCAGCGGCGTGCCCGGCATGCTGGATGCGGTGCGCCATGGCGCGCTCACGCTGCTGAATGCCCCGGGGGCCGCGCTGGGCGAGGCGCCGGCGCTGTGCGCCTATCTCGCGCCGCTCGCGCCGCAGATGCTGGGTGAAGCCTTGTCCCTCAACAACCTGCCCACCCATTGGCTGCCCGACCCTTCCTGCCCCGTGCCGCCGCTGCCCGAGGGGTATGCAAGCTGGATTTTCCGCCCGGCCGGGCAGGGCGCCTCATCAGAAACCATGGCGCGCCCGGCCCAGGGCGGTGTCGCCGCCATCGCCCTGCCGGCCTTGCCGGTGGCGCCTTCCCTCGAAAACGGGGCGCTGACGCCGGCGCCTTTCGTGCTGCGCATGTTCGCCGTCTCCGACGGCGCGGGCTGGCATGTGCTGCCCGGCGGCATTGCGCGCTTGGTGACACCGGGTGCCAAGCTGACCGGGCGCCTGCCGGGTGGCGGCTGGTGCAAGGATGTCTGGGTTCCGGCCGACACTTCGGAGGCCATCATCGGCCCGGCCGCGCAAAGCGGCCCGCCCATCGCCATCCGCCGCACCGCCGGGGCCATTCCCTCCCGCGTGGCGGATAACCTGTTCTGGCTGGGCCGCTATGTGGAACGGCTGGACCTCGCGGCACGGCTGATGCGCGCCACCATCACGCGGCTGCGCCGGGGTGCGCCCCTGCCGCGCGAATTGGCCGAGCTTGGCACCCTCGCCATCTGCCTGCGCGAGGCGCAGCTGCTGGATGAGGAGGCGCGGCCCAGCGCGGGCAGCCTCTCCGCCCTCGCCACCGCGCTGGAGCGCGATTCGCGGCCGGCTGTGCGGCAATTGCAGGGCACCATCGGCTCCCTCATCGAATCCGTGCGGGACCGGCTGACCGCCGACATGCACGCCACCCTGACGCAAACGCTGCGCACCGCGGAGGAGGCGCTGGACAATGCCGCCGCCGAATTGCCCGATCTGGCGCGCGCCTTGCTCCCCTCGCTCCGCTTCGCCAATGCGGTGGCGGGCATCGCCTCCGAAAATATGGTGCGCGGCGGTGCGCGGCTCTTCCTGGAGCTGGGCCGGCGCATGGAGCGCGCCCATGCGGTGGCGAGCGAAGTGGCGGTGGCGCTGGATGCGCCGGCGGCCCGAATCGAGGCCGGGCTTCGCCTGACGCTCGAACTTTGCGATAGCGTGATCACCTATCGCAGCCGGTACCTCGCGGTGCTGCAACCCGCCCCGGCGCTGGACCTGGTGCTGGCGGATGCTTCCAACCCGCGCGGGCTCGCATTCCAGCTTGACGCCATTGCCGCCGCATTGCGGGAGATCACTGAGGAGGCGGAGGACGGCACCGTGCGGGAGGTGCAGCGCCTTCTGGCCCAGGCGGAGGGGATCACCGCCCGGCTGCTCGCCGCTTCCGACCAGGCCGAGGCCGCGACGACGCTGCTGCCCCCGCAATTGCGCGCCATGGCGGCCGAGATCGCGACCCTCTCGGACCAGGTGTCCCGCCGCTATTTCGCGCTGCTTCCCGCCGCCCGGGTCCTGGGGGTGGATGTGGGCGAGGCCGCTGTCATCGAGGCGTAA
- a CDS encoding transglutaminase family protein: MSIHAALTHRTTYRYDRPVALGPQTIRLRPAPHARTPILAYSLKVEPQPHFINWQQDPQGNFQARVVFPERVTSFEVTVDLVADMATINPFDFFLEPEAENFPFTYDHILDEELAPFRKLATPGPLLKSLLAEVPRDEKRMVDFLVFINQLVQSRISYIVRMEPGVWDPERTLGEGRGSCRDSAWLLVQALRHLGFAARFVSGYLIQLVADQKPLDGPEGPTADFTDLHAWAEVYLPGAGWVGLDATSGLMAGEGHIPLAATPEPASAAPISGLIEKAETEFGFEMAVTRLAEIPRVTKPYTDETWAAIRAAGDRVDEALARQNMRLTMGGEPTFVAATDREAPEWNTDALGPTKRLYANRLLRRLIPLWSKGAVIHTGQGKQYPGEPLPRFALSAHWRLDGEPVWRNPELLASDDDTDDATHETAAHFAASLAERLQVPPELANAAYEDIHYYLWRESRLPANVVAEASKLSDKLERARFARLFRGGLTTPTGTVLPLRRVVQGGQRRWQSGRWFFRDDTLFLTPGDAPMGLRLPLASLPWVDPAELAKELDSPADPFAPKTELPLLEQIRASFRTPGAGTNPYALPADQRPTPQPAPEVGMDEPSQVRTALCVEPRGGMIHVFLPPLYAIEDWLELIAAIEDTAQETGRKVFIEGYMPPEDSRVQHFSVTPDPGVIEANIHPATSWREMVERTEQLYEEARQVGLATEKFMQDGKHVGTGGGNHVVMGAARAEDSPFLRRPDLLRSLVSFWHNHPSLSFMFSGLFIGPTSQHPRVDEARMDALRELDIAFGELDRMGGDPPPWMTDRLFRNILADMTGNTHRTEFCIDKMYDPNSSSGRRGLVEFRAFEMPPHAQMSAAQMLLMRSALAAFWETPYRRSLVRWGTSLHDRFMLPHYAKADLTDALEELGQLGFGLDPAWFAPHVEFRFPQIGEVNVAGPGGAMSLELRSALEPWHVLGEEQAAGGTVRYVDSSAERVQARVTNWVPERFLLAANGVAVPLQPTGRAGEFVGGIRFKAWDPPSALHPSVRAQAPLVLDVQDRWSGRSLGGLAHHVAHPGGRAYEDFPVNANSAEARRRSRFFAHGHTAGATQVAEPRPSLEHPCTLDLRAFAGGGENG; the protein is encoded by the coding sequence ATGTCCATTCACGCTGCCCTCACGCACCGCACCACCTATCGCTATGACCGGCCGGTGGCGCTCGGGCCGCAAACCATCCGGCTGCGGCCCGCCCCGCATGCGCGCACGCCCATCCTCGCCTATTCGCTGAAGGTCGAACCGCAGCCGCATTTCATCAATTGGCAGCAGGACCCGCAGGGCAATTTCCAGGCCCGCGTGGTCTTCCCCGAGCGCGTCACATCCTTCGAGGTCACCGTTGATCTCGTGGCCGACATGGCGACGATCAACCCCTTCGACTTCTTCCTGGAGCCCGAGGCCGAGAATTTCCCCTTCACCTACGACCACATCCTGGATGAGGAGCTTGCCCCCTTCCGCAAGCTGGCCACACCCGGCCCCCTGCTGAAATCCCTGCTGGCCGAGGTCCCGCGCGATGAAAAGCGCATGGTGGATTTCCTGGTCTTCATCAATCAGCTCGTGCAGTCGCGTATTTCCTACATCGTGCGCATGGAGCCCGGTGTGTGGGACCCGGAGCGCACCCTGGGCGAGGGCCGGGGTTCCTGCCGGGATTCCGCCTGGCTGCTGGTGCAGGCGCTGCGCCACCTGGGCTTCGCCGCGCGCTTCGTCTCCGGCTACCTGATCCAGCTCGTTGCGGACCAGAAGCCGCTGGACGGCCCCGAGGGCCCGACGGCCGATTTCACCGATCTGCACGCCTGGGCCGAAGTCTATCTGCCGGGCGCGGGCTGGGTCGGCCTTGACGCCACTTCCGGCCTGATGGCGGGTGAGGGGCATATCCCCCTGGCGGCTACGCCGGAGCCCGCCTCCGCCGCCCCCATCTCCGGCCTGATCGAGAAGGCAGAGACGGAATTCGGCTTCGAGATGGCGGTGACGCGCCTCGCTGAAATCCCGCGCGTCACCAAGCCCTATACCGACGAAACCTGGGCCGCGATCCGCGCCGCAGGGGACCGCGTGGATGAGGCGCTGGCGCGCCAGAACATGCGCCTGACCATGGGTGGCGAGCCGACCTTCGTCGCCGCTACGGACCGCGAGGCGCCCGAATGGAACACCGATGCGCTGGGCCCCACCAAGCGCCTCTATGCCAATCGCCTGCTGCGCCGGCTGATCCCGCTCTGGTCCAAGGGGGCGGTCATCCACACCGGCCAGGGCAAGCAATATCCGGGCGAGCCGCTGCCGCGCTTCGCGCTCTCCGCCCATTGGCGGCTGGATGGGGAGCCCGTGTGGCGCAACCCCGAGCTTCTCGCCTCGGATGACGACACGGATGACGCGACGCATGAGACGGCCGCGCATTTCGCGGCGAGCCTGGCCGAGCGCCTGCAAGTGCCGCCGGAACTGGCCAATGCGGCCTATGAAGACATCCACTACTACCTCTGGCGCGAAAGTCGGCTGCCCGCGAATGTCGTGGCTGAAGCGAGCAAGCTGAGTGACAAGCTGGAGCGCGCCCGCTTCGCGCGGCTGTTCCGCGGTGGCCTGACGACACCGACCGGCACCGTCCTGCCGCTGCGCCGCGTCGTGCAGGGCGGGCAGCGCCGCTGGCAATCGGGCCGCTGGTTCTTCCGCGACGACACGCTGTTCCTGACGCCGGGCGATGCGCCGATGGGGCTGCGCCTGCCGCTTGCCTCGCTGCCCTGGGTGGACCCTGCGGAACTCGCCAAGGAGCTGGACAGCCCGGCCGATCCCTTCGCGCCCAAGACGGAATTGCCGCTGCTGGAGCAGATCCGCGCCAGCTTCCGCACGCCGGGTGCCGGCACCAACCCCTATGCCCTGCCGGCCGATCAGCGCCCGACGCCGCAGCCGGCGCCGGAAGTGGGCATGGATGAACCCTCCCAGGTCCGCACCGCGCTCTGCGTCGAGCCGCGCGGCGGCATGATCCACGTCTTCCTGCCGCCGCTCTACGCGATCGAGGATTGGCTGGAGCTGATCGCCGCCATCGAGGACACGGCCCAGGAGACCGGCCGCAAGGTCTTCATCGAGGGCTACATGCCGCCCGAGGATTCGCGGGTGCAGCATTTCTCCGTCACCCCCGATCCGGGCGTGATCGAGGCCAATATCCACCCCGCCACCTCCTGGCGCGAAATGGTGGAGCGCACCGAGCAGCTTTACGAGGAAGCCCGGCAGGTCGGCCTCGCCACCGAGAAATTCATGCAGGATGGCAAGCATGTCGGCACCGGCGGCGGCAATCATGTGGTGATGGGCGCGGCGCGGGCGGAGGACTCGCCTTTCCTGCGCCGCCCCGATCTGCTGCGCAGCCTGGTCTCCTTCTGGCACAACCACCCTTCGCTCAGCTTCATGTTCAGCGGGCTTTTCATCGGCCCGACCAGCCAGCATCCGCGCGTGGATGAGGCGCGGATGGATGCGCTGCGCGAACTCGACATCGCCTTTGGCGAGCTCGACCGCATGGGTGGCGATCCGCCGCCCTGGATGACGGACCGGCTGTTCCGCAACATCCTGGCCGACATGACGGGCAATACGCACCGCACCGAGTTCTGCATCGACAAGATGTATGACCCGAACTCCTCCAGCGGCCGTCGTGGCCTGGTGGAATTCCGCGCCTTCGAAATGCCGCCCCATGCGCAGATGAGTGCGGCGCAGATGCTGCTGATGCGCTCAGCACTGGCGGCCTTCTGGGAGACGCCCTATCGCCGTTCGCTGGTGCGCTGGGGCACCTCGCTGCATGACCGCTTCATGCTGCCGCATTACGCCAAGGCCGATCTGACGGATGCCCTGGAGGAGCTGGGCCAGCTTGGCTTCGGGCTTGATCCGGCCTGGTTCGCCCCGCATGTCGAATTCCGCTTTCCGCAGATCGGCGAGGTGAACGTGGCCGGCCCAGGGGGGGCCATGAGCCTGGAACTGCGCAGCGCGCTGGAGCCTTGGCATGTGCTGGGCGAGGAACAGGCCGCCGGCGGCACCGTCCGCTATGTGGACAGCAGCGCCGAGCGTGTGCAGGCCCGCGTGACCAACTGGGTGCCGGAGCGCTTCCTGCTCGCCGCCAATGGCGTCGCCGTGCCCTTGCAGCCCACCGGCCGGGCCGGCGAATTCGTCGGCGGCATCCGCTTCAAGGCGTGGGACCCGCCCTCGGCCCTGCATCCTTCCGTGCGCGCCCAGGCCCCGCTGGTGCTGGATGTCCAGGACCGCTGGAGCGGCCGTTCGCTCGGTGGCCTGGCGCATCACGTGGCGCATCCGGGCGGCCGCGCCTATGAGGATTTCCCGGTCAACGCCAATTCGGCCGAGGCGCGGCGCCGCTCGCGCTTCTTCGCCCATGGCCACACCGCGGGCGCCACCCAGGTGGCGGAACCCCGGCCGAGCCTGGAGCACCCTTGCACCCTCGACCTGAGGGCCTTCGCGGGTGGTGGCGAAAATGGCTGA
- a CDS encoding enoyl-CoA hydratase/isomerase family protein, translating to MDGTHAEATTPLLSISGARATIRLNRPAVHNRIEPADLLMLGEHFAAIEANPAIRVMVLTGTGKSFSSGYHLGDMAERPGAEVTAREDAPSFEGVASALENLRVPTICRLNGGVYGGSTDLALCCDFRIGVDTAEMFMPAARLGLHYYPSGMLRYVSRLGLNAAKKLFLTAEKILAPEMLAIGYLTEMLPAAELDARVDALAERLAAMAPLAVQGVKRSLNEIARQEFDVQGALDRAKASQASEDLQEGLKAFREKRAPVFKGR from the coding sequence ATGGATGGCACGCATGCCGAGGCGACCACGCCTCTGCTGAGCATTTCGGGCGCGCGCGCAACCATCCGGCTGAACCGGCCGGCCGTGCATAACCGCATCGAGCCGGCCGATCTTCTCATGCTCGGTGAGCATTTCGCGGCGATCGAGGCCAATCCTGCGATCCGGGTGATGGTGCTGACCGGGACGGGCAAATCCTTTTCCTCGGGCTATCACCTGGGTGACATGGCCGAGCGCCCGGGCGCCGAAGTCACGGCGCGCGAGGATGCGCCCTCCTTCGAGGGGGTGGCGAGTGCCCTCGAAAACCTCCGCGTGCCGACGATCTGCCGGCTGAATGGCGGCGTCTATGGCGGCTCCACCGATCTCGCCTTGTGCTGCGATTTCCGCATCGGCGTGGACACGGCCGAGATGTTCATGCCGGCCGCGCGGCTTGGGCTGCACTACTATCCCTCGGGCATGCTGCGCTACGTCAGCCGGCTGGGGCTGAACGCCGCCAAGAAGCTGTTCCTCACGGCCGAGAAGATCCTGGCCCCCGAAATGCTCGCCATCGGCTACCTGACCGAGATGCTGCCCGCCGCCGAACTCGATGCCCGGGTGGATGCCCTGGCCGAGCGGCTGGCCGCCATGGCGCCGCTGGCCGTGCAGGGCGTGAAGCGCAGCCTGAACGAGATCGCACGCCAGGAATTCGACGTGCAGGGGGCGCTTGACCGCGCCAAGGCCAGCCAGGCGAGCGAGGATTTGCAGGAGGGGCTGAAGGCCTTCCGGGAGAAGCGGGCGCCGGTTTTCAAGGGCCGCTGA
- a CDS encoding copper chaperone PCu(A)C, which translates to MSTRRSLILAAGLLPLAGPALAHDTVTELGALRIVNPWTRAAGQGMQGGGYLIIRNTGATPDRLVSATSPAAGRMELHTHIRDGDVMRMRPVTDIPVPANGEVTLQPGGLHLMLIGLTRPMNDGQSIPVTLRFAQAGEVTVQLAVQAAGARTPAHRH; encoded by the coding sequence ATGAGCACACGACGCAGCCTGATCCTCGCCGCCGGGCTTCTGCCCCTGGCCGGCCCCGCATTGGCCCACGACACCGTCACGGAACTCGGTGCCCTGCGCATCGTGAATCCCTGGACCCGCGCGGCGGGGCAGGGGATGCAGGGGGGTGGATACCTCATCATCCGCAACACCGGCGCCACGCCGGATCGCCTGGTCTCGGCCACGTCCCCCGCGGCCGGGCGCATGGAACTGCACACCCATATCCGCGATGGCGACGTGATGCGCATGCGCCCGGTGACTGACATCCCGGTGCCGGCGAATGGCGAGGTCACGCTGCAACCGGGCGGGCTGCACCTGATGCTGATCGGCCTGACGCGGCCGATGAATGACGGCCAGAGCATCCCGGTCACGCTGCGCTTCGCCCAGGCGGGCGAGGTGACGGTCCAGCTGGCGGTGCAGGCGGCCGGGGCACGGACGCCGGCGCATCGCCACTGA
- a CDS encoding YcnI family protein, with protein MKRILTLLLALATPAAAHVTIAPPEVPANSYARLAFRVGHGCAGAATIAIEVALPEGITMARPMPKPGWEIAIETRPLPRPVSGGHGLVREAPSGIAWRGGPLPDAHYEEFVLLIRAPDMAGATLSFPVMQRCEGGAQHAWIELPTAEQSRPRSPAATLRLGAR; from the coding sequence ATGAAACGCATCCTGACCCTGCTGCTGGCCCTGGCGACGCCCGCGGCGGCGCATGTGACCATCGCGCCCCCCGAGGTGCCGGCCAATTCCTACGCCCGCCTCGCCTTTCGCGTCGGGCATGGCTGCGCGGGCGCAGCCACGATCGCGATCGAGGTGGCCCTGCCCGAGGGAATCACCATGGCGCGGCCCATGCCCAAGCCCGGCTGGGAGATCGCGATCGAGACCCGGCCGCTGCCCCGTCCCGTCTCCGGCGGGCATGGCCTGGTGCGGGAGGCGCCCTCCGGTATCGCCTGGCGCGGCGGGCCGCTGCCCGATGCGCATTACGAGGAGTTCGTCCTGCTCATCCGCGCGCCGGACATGGCGGGGGCGACGCTGAGCTTTCCCGTGATGCAGCGCTGCGAAGGCGGTGCGCAGCACGCCTGGATCGAACTGCCGACGGCCGAGCAGTCCCGCCCGCGCAGCCCGGCTGCCACGCTGCGCCTGGGGGCACGCTGA
- a CDS encoding TonB-dependent receptor, giving the protein MSLLRRVLLSTPLLAMPALAQTEIRAAPDTVVTAPQPALTVDSNTQAQVRLWSSPGANTMVPASQFLDRPGTLSVRDMFEFTPGIFAQPKWGEDSRLSIRGSGLARNFHLRGVRVFQDGIPINQADGSGDLQELDPTSFMRAEVFRGGNGFALGANTLGGAINFVTPTGRQAEGQGVALRMEGGSRGFARGNIAMGGATGPWDGWVNGTMSSQDGWRNNSSGSAGRMNANLGYRIAENAETRLYFTYNAIQQDIPGAVSRNSATQTPRLANAANVRLNYQRNIESFRLGSITAIQLNTDTRVEFGGSYVGRQLDHPIFQYIDNQTNDFNLFGRIIRDGTLGGFRNRFVAGVNYAYGTNDNRRFANLSGVRGAQTFAAWDTAATSDAYVENSFYILPDLALVAGLSGGQAMRRSENRLNRALGGQGSWGFINPRAGLLWQATPTAQLYGNVTWSTEPPTLSDLVALVPLGGFALLDPQRAVTLEVGARGQTGPFTYEAALYRAWIDKEIQIFAGPTSGTSFARNADKTIHQGVELAASYLALESTLTPQDSTTLRLAYTYSDFRFDGDRVYGNNQLPGAPPHVLRAEARYRHPSGLWVAPNLDYVPSGFYADNANTVRTDSYLLLGLRAGGEFMDGRMGVFFEARNLTNQRYISSTSVTNVALPNAALFEPGYGTTAYAGMRYRF; this is encoded by the coding sequence ATGTCGCTATTGCGCCGCGTGCTGCTGAGCACGCCTCTTCTTGCCATGCCCGCCCTGGCCCAAACCGAAATTCGCGCCGCCCCCGATACGGTGGTGACGGCGCCGCAGCCCGCTCTCACGGTGGACAGCAACACCCAGGCGCAGGTGAGGCTCTGGTCCTCGCCAGGCGCCAATACCATGGTGCCCGCGTCGCAGTTCCTCGACCGCCCCGGCACGCTCTCCGTGCGCGACATGTTCGAGTTCACGCCCGGCATCTTCGCCCAGCCCAAATGGGGTGAGGATTCCCGGCTCTCGATCCGCGGTTCGGGCCTGGCACGGAATTTCCATCTGCGCGGGGTGCGGGTGTTCCAGGACGGTATCCCGATCAACCAGGCTGATGGCAGCGGTGATCTGCAGGAGCTGGACCCCACCAGCTTCATGCGGGCCGAGGTGTTCCGTGGCGGCAACGGCTTCGCGCTTGGGGCCAATACGCTGGGCGGTGCGATCAACTTCGTCACGCCGACCGGGCGCCAGGCCGAAGGGCAGGGGGTCGCCTTGCGCATGGAGGGCGGCAGCCGTGGCTTCGCCCGCGGCAACATCGCCATGGGGGGCGCCACCGGGCCCTGGGATGGCTGGGTGAATGGCACGATGTCCAGCCAGGATGGCTGGCGCAACAACTCGTCGGGCAGTGCCGGGCGGATGAATGCCAATCTCGGCTATCGCATCGCCGAGAATGCCGAGACACGGCTGTATTTCACCTACAACGCGATCCAGCAGGATATTCCGGGCGCCGTCTCGCGCAATTCGGCGACGCAGACGCCCCGCCTCGCCAATGCCGCCAATGTGCGGCTGAATTACCAGCGCAACATCGAGAGCTTTCGCCTGGGCTCCATCACCGCCATCCAGTTGAACACGGATACTCGGGTGGAGTTCGGCGGCAGCTATGTCGGGCGGCAGCTTGACCATCCGATCTTCCAGTACATCGACAACCAGACCAATGATTTCAACCTGTTCGGGCGGATCATCCGGGACGGGACACTGGGTGGCTTTCGCAACCGCTTCGTCGCCGGAGTGAACTACGCCTATGGCACGAACGACAACCGGCGCTTTGCCAATCTCAGCGGCGTGCGCGGCGCCCAGACCTTCGCCGCCTGGGACACGGCCGCGACCTCGGACGCCTATGTCGAGAACAGCTTCTATATTCTGCCCGACCTGGCCCTGGTGGCCGGCCTGTCCGGTGGGCAGGCCATGCGGCGCAGCGAAAACCGCCTCAACCGGGCGCTGGGCGGCCAGGGCAGCTGGGGCTTCATCAACCCCCGCGCCGGCCTGCTCTGGCAGGCGACGCCGACGGCGCAGCTCTATGGCAATGTCACCTGGTCCACCGAGCCGCCGACCCTCTCGGACCTGGTGGCGCTGGTGCCGCTCGGCGGTTTTGCCCTGCTGGACCCGCAGCGGGCCGTGACGCTGGAGGTTGGCGCACGTGGCCAGACCGGGCCCTTCACCTACGAGGCGGCGCTCTACCGCGCCTGGATTGACAAGGAAATCCAGATCTTTGCGGGCCCGACATCAGGCACGAGTTTTGCCCGCAACGCTGACAAGACCATTCATCAAGGGGTCGAATTGGCGGCCAGCTACCTGGCGCTGGAAAGCACGCTCACCCCGCAGGACAGCACGACGCTTCGCCTCGCCTACACCTACAGCGATTTCCGCTTCGATGGGGATCGCGTCTATGGCAACAACCAGCTTCCGGGCGCGCCACCGCATGTGCTGCGGGCCGAGGCGCGCTATCGCCATCCCTCCGGCCTCTGGGTCGCGCCCAACCTCGACTATGTGCCGTCCGGCTTCTACGCCGACAACGCCAATACCGTGCGGACCGACAGCTATCTCCTGCTTGGGCTCCGGGCGGGTGGCGAGTTCATGGATGGCCGCATGGGCGTCTTCTTCGAGGCGCGCAACCTGACCAACCAGCGCTACATCAGCTCCACTTCCGTGACGAATGTGGCGCTGCCGAATGCGGCCCTCTTTGAACCCGGCTACGGCACCACCGCCTATGCCGGCATGCGCTACCGCTTCTGA
- a CDS encoding DUF2946 family protein, translating into MIRVLAALLFLQSGIAVAHCLRGMGAGEGMIIEICSTDGMRSIRLDAQGDPAPEHTPGGEGGFCPICHGLPGILLPEPPRLAGPAWLGEALAWHAPGTRYLRPAAHAPPYSTRAPPFTV; encoded by the coding sequence TTGATACGCGTCCTTGCGGCCCTGCTGTTCCTGCAGTCGGGCATCGCAGTCGCGCATTGCCTGCGCGGCATGGGCGCTGGCGAGGGGATGATCATCGAGATCTGCTCGACCGATGGCATGCGCAGCATTCGCCTCGACGCGCAGGGCGATCCCGCGCCGGAACACACGCCCGGCGGTGAGGGCGGCTTCTGCCCGATCTGCCATGGGTTGCCTGGCATCCTCCTGCCGGAACCGCCAAGGCTGGCCGGCCCGGCCTGGCTGGGCGAGGCGCTGGCCTGGCATGCGCCCGGAACCCGGTATCTGCGCCCGGCGGCCCACGCTCCGCCATATTCGACGCGCGCCCCTCCCTTCACGGTCTGA
- the thpR gene encoding RNA 2',3'-cyclic phosphodiesterase: MRLFVALELPEEVKDRLASLTGGLPGVRWVRPENYHLTLRFIGEVPGYLAEELDLALANIRAKPFALRLSGLGTFEKAGRVQSLHVVAERSPGLAHLQSKIETALQRSGLPAERKRFAPHVTLARTEAAAPPKLAGFIQAHNLFRTDAVMVERFVLYSSQLGKEAAVYTPEVEYALAA, from the coding sequence ATGCGTCTCTTTGTCGCCCTTGAACTCCCAGAGGAAGTGAAGGATCGCCTCGCTTCCCTCACAGGCGGCCTGCCCGGGGTCCGCTGGGTGCGGCCAGAAAATTACCACCTGACGCTGCGCTTCATCGGCGAGGTGCCCGGCTACCTGGCCGAGGAACTCGACCTCGCCCTGGCCAATATCCGCGCCAAGCCCTTCGCGTTGCGGCTCTCGGGCCTCGGCACCTTTGAAAAGGCGGGGCGGGTGCAATCCCTGCATGTGGTGGCGGAGCGCAGCCCGGGCCTGGCGCATCTGCAATCCAAGATCGAGACCGCCCTGCAACGCTCTGGATTGCCAGCGGAACGCAAGCGCTTCGCACCGCATGTCACGCTGGCGCGGACGGAAGCCGCGGCGCCGCCCAAGCTCGCCGGCTTCATCCAGGCGCATAACCTGTTCCGCACCGATGCCGTGATGGTGGAGCGCTTCGTCCTCTACTCCTCCCAGCTCGGCAAGGAGGCGGCGGTCTACACGCCCGAGGTGGAATACGCCCTGGCGGCTTGA